In Streptomyces puniciscabiei, a single genomic region encodes these proteins:
- a CDS encoding CcdC protein domain-containing protein — protein sequence MSGLVNLLVIVAVAAIVIARQFRARAINTDRRWWLIPAVLAVVALREPGILDAHHRAGSAALLAVELLIGVATGAGWAWTTRIWTEPDGVVWTKSTKASIAVWIVGIALRIGIYALGTVLGLHQNSSALMCALAVTLLVRGGILVWRAQSLSTGNHPAPTYGDGMRSVRRERA from the coding sequence ATGTCCGGGCTCGTCAACCTGCTGGTGATCGTGGCCGTCGCCGCCATAGTGATCGCGCGGCAGTTCCGCGCCCGCGCGATCAACACCGACCGGCGCTGGTGGCTGATCCCCGCGGTCCTCGCCGTCGTCGCGCTGCGCGAGCCGGGCATCCTCGACGCCCATCACCGTGCGGGATCCGCCGCGCTGCTCGCGGTGGAGCTGCTCATCGGTGTGGCCACCGGCGCCGGCTGGGCCTGGACGACCCGCATCTGGACGGAACCGGACGGCGTCGTGTGGACCAAGAGCACGAAGGCGAGCATTGCCGTATGGATCGTGGGCATAGCCCTCCGCATCGGCATCTACGCACTCGGCACGGTACTCGGCCTGCACCAGAACAGCTCCGCCCTGATGTGCGCTCTCGCCGTCACCCTGCTGGTCCGCGGCGGAATCCTGGTCTGGCGGGCGCAGTCGCTCAGCACCGGGAACCACCCCGCTCCGACGTACGGTGACGGCATGCGGTCGGTCAGGAGGGAGCGCGCGTGA
- a CDS encoding DNA gyrase/topoisomerase IV subunit B, with the protein MTADTSVPSTALLAGADRDGSNYTARHLLVLEGLEAVRKRPGMYIGSTDSRGLMHCLWEIIDNSVDEALAGVCDRIEVILHDDGSVEVRDNGRGIPVDVEPRTGLSGVEVVMTKLHAGGKFGGGSYAASGGLHGVGASVVNALSARLDVEVDRGGHTHAISFRRGVPGAFAGEGADAKFEAKSGLRKTKKIPRTRTGTRVRYWADRQIFLKDAKLSLDNLHQRARQTAFLVPGLTIVVRDEFGLGEGGSKGEESFRFDGGISEFCEYLAGDKPVCDVLRFSGKGTFKETVPVLDEHGQMTPTEVTRELGVDVAMRWGTGYDTTIRSFVNIIATPKGGTHVSGFEQSLTGVFNDVLRAKKLLRVAEDNIVKDDALEGLTAVVTVRLAEPQFEGQTKEVLGTSAARRIVNNVVTKELKAFLTSTKRDAAAQARVVMEKVVAAARTRVAARQHKDAQRRKTALESSSLPAKLADCRSDDVDRSELFIVEGDSALGTAKLARNSEFQALLPIRGKILNVQRSSVTDMLKNAECGAIIQVIGAGSGRTFDIDQARYGKIIMMTDADVDGSHIRCLLLTLFQRYMRPMVEAGRVFAAVPPLHRIEIVQPKKGQDKYVYTYSDRELRDKLMEFQSKGIRYKDSIQRYKGLGEMDADQLAETTMDPRHRTLRRINLSDLEAAEQVFDLLMGNDVAPRKEFISSSAATLDRSRIDA; encoded by the coding sequence GTGACCGCCGATACGTCCGTGCCGTCCACAGCGCTGCTGGCAGGAGCAGACCGGGACGGTTCCAACTACACCGCGCGGCACCTGCTCGTCCTCGAGGGCCTCGAGGCCGTGCGCAAGCGCCCGGGCATGTACATCGGCTCGACCGACAGCCGCGGTCTGATGCACTGCCTGTGGGAGATCATCGACAACTCCGTGGACGAGGCCCTCGCGGGCGTGTGCGACCGCATCGAGGTGATCCTGCACGACGACGGCTCAGTGGAGGTGCGCGACAACGGCCGCGGCATCCCCGTGGACGTCGAGCCCAGGACCGGCCTGTCCGGCGTCGAGGTCGTCATGACCAAGCTGCACGCCGGCGGCAAGTTCGGCGGCGGCTCGTACGCCGCCTCGGGTGGTCTGCACGGCGTCGGTGCGTCCGTGGTCAACGCCCTCTCCGCCCGGCTCGACGTCGAGGTGGACCGCGGCGGCCACACGCACGCCATCAGCTTCCGGCGCGGCGTGCCCGGTGCCTTCGCGGGCGAGGGCGCCGACGCCAAGTTCGAGGCGAAGAGCGGCCTGCGCAAGACCAAGAAGATCCCCAGGACCCGCACCGGCACGCGCGTGCGGTACTGGGCCGACCGCCAGATCTTCCTCAAGGACGCCAAGCTCTCCCTGGACAACCTGCACCAGCGCGCTCGGCAGACCGCCTTCCTCGTGCCGGGCCTGACGATCGTCGTCCGCGACGAGTTCGGCCTGGGTGAGGGCGGCAGCAAGGGCGAGGAGTCCTTCCGCTTCGACGGCGGCATCAGCGAGTTCTGCGAGTACCTGGCGGGCGACAAGCCGGTCTGCGACGTCCTCCGCTTCTCGGGCAAGGGCACCTTCAAGGAGACGGTCCCCGTCCTCGACGAGCACGGCCAGATGACCCCCACCGAGGTCACCCGTGAACTGGGCGTGGACGTCGCGATGCGCTGGGGCACCGGGTACGACACCACCATCCGGTCCTTCGTCAACATCATCGCCACCCCCAAGGGCGGCACCCACGTCTCCGGCTTCGAACAGTCCCTGACGGGCGTGTTCAACGACGTGCTGCGGGCCAAGAAGCTGCTGCGGGTGGCCGAGGACAACATCGTCAAGGACGACGCCCTCGAGGGCCTCACCGCCGTCGTGACCGTCCGCCTGGCCGAGCCGCAGTTCGAGGGCCAGACCAAGGAGGTCCTGGGCACCTCGGCGGCCCGCCGCATCGTGAACAACGTGGTCACCAAGGAGCTGAAGGCGTTCCTGACCAGCACGAAGCGGGACGCCGCCGCACAGGCCCGGGTCGTCATGGAGAAGGTGGTGGCCGCCGCCCGTACGCGCGTCGCGGCCCGCCAGCACAAGGACGCCCAGCGCCGGAAGACCGCCCTGGAGTCCTCGTCCCTGCCGGCGAAGCTCGCCGACTGCCGCAGCGACGACGTCGACCGCAGCGAACTGTTCATCGTCGAGGGCGACTCCGCGCTCGGTACGGCCAAGCTGGCGCGGAACTCCGAGTTCCAGGCTCTGCTGCCGATCCGGGGCAAGATCCTCAACGTGCAGCGGTCGTCCGTGACCGACATGCTGAAGAACGCCGAGTGTGGCGCGATCATCCAGGTCATAGGAGCGGGCTCGGGCCGCACCTTCGACATCGACCAGGCCCGCTACGGCAAGATCATCATGATGACCGACGCCGACGTGGACGGCTCCCACATCCGCTGCCTGCTGCTCACGCTGTTCCAGCGCTACATGCGGCCGATGGTCGAGGCCGGCCGGGTCTTCGCCGCGGTGCCGCCGCTGCACCGCATCGAGATCGTCCAGCCGAAGAAGGGCCAGGACAAGTACGTCTACACGTACTCCGACCGCGAGCTGCGGGACAAGCTCATGGAGTTCCAGAGCAAGGGCATCCGGTACAAGGACTCCATCCAGCGCTACAAGGGTCTGGGCGAGATGGACGCCGACCAGCTGGCCGAAACCACGATGGATCCCCGTCACCGCACCCTGCGGCGGATCAACCTCTCCGACCTGGAGGCCGCCGAACAGGTCTTCGACCTGCTGATGGGCAACGACGTGGCGCCGCGCAAGGAGTTCATCTCCAGCTCGGCGGCGACGCTGGACCGGTCGCGCATCGACGCGTAG
- a CDS encoding DUF7455 domain-containing protein, whose amino-acid sequence MTTVLTPASPLTAADRCDRCGAQAYLRVVLLSGGELLFCAHHGRKFEPELKKIAAEIQDETERLTSVPNTASEEER is encoded by the coding sequence GTGACTACTGTTCTGACCCCCGCGAGCCCGTTGACGGCCGCCGATCGCTGCGACCGCTGCGGCGCCCAGGCATACCTGCGCGTCGTCCTGCTCAGCGGCGGAGAGCTGCTCTTCTGCGCCCACCACGGTCGCAAGTTCGAGCCGGAACTCAAGAAGATCGCCGCTGAGATACAGGACGAGACGGAGCGGCTGACCTCCGTTCCGAACACCGCTTCCGAAGAAGAGCGCTGA
- a CDS encoding serine protease, whose amino-acid sequence MRRSFARALIRPLALAAAITAIPLVGAVPAAAGNVVVGGFPIDVSQAPWTVALSSRDRFGGTRAGQFCGGVAVAPTAVLTAAHCLTEDVLGAPANRVRDFRVIAGRTDLLSGEGQEIGVRDARINPGYNSETNAGDFAVLTLAKPLPQSAVVAMAGAGDPAYTPGTQALVSGWGDTTGGGAYAHRLYGAHLRVLPDDLCARAYSSGRDGAYEAGSMLCAGEAAGGPDACQGDSGGPLVAGGRLIGLVSWGSGCGRAGSPGVYTRVSEVVRALGAATGQEKPHGRS is encoded by the coding sequence ATGCGTCGTTCCTTTGCGCGGGCCCTGATCAGGCCGCTGGCCCTGGCCGCCGCCATCACCGCCATACCCCTGGTGGGCGCGGTTCCTGCGGCCGCCGGCAACGTGGTGGTCGGGGGCTTTCCGATCGATGTCTCGCAGGCCCCGTGGACGGTCGCCCTGTCCAGCCGTGACCGGTTCGGAGGTACGCGGGCGGGCCAGTTCTGCGGCGGAGTGGCGGTCGCGCCGACGGCGGTGCTCACCGCGGCCCACTGCCTGACCGAGGACGTCCTCGGGGCGCCTGCGAACCGCGTCCGCGACTTCCGCGTCATCGCGGGCCGCACCGATCTGCTCTCGGGCGAGGGCCAGGAGATCGGCGTACGCGACGCCCGGATCAATCCCGGGTACAACAGCGAGACCAACGCCGGCGACTTCGCCGTACTCACCCTCGCCAAGCCGCTGCCGCAGAGCGCGGTCGTCGCCATGGCGGGTGCGGGCGATCCGGCCTACACGCCCGGGACACAGGCCCTGGTCTCCGGATGGGGCGACACGACCGGCGGGGGCGCCTATGCGCACAGGCTGTACGGCGCACACCTGCGCGTGCTGCCCGACGACCTCTGCGCCCGCGCCTACTCGAGCGGTCGCGACGGCGCGTACGAGGCCGGCAGCATGCTGTGCGCCGGAGAGGCCGCGGGCGGCCCGGACGCCTGCCAGGGGGACAGCGGCGGCCCACTGGTGGCGGGAGGGCGGCTCATCGGGCTCGTGTCATGGGGGAGCGGCTGCGGCAGGGCGGGCAGTCCTGGCGTGTATACACGCGTCTCCGAGGTCGTACGGGCCCTGGGGGCCGCCACAGGCCAGGAGAAGCCCCACGGGCGCTCCTGA